Genomic DNA from Bdellovibrio sp. ArHS:
AAGCCCCGGCGGCAGCCGGCAGAGCTGAAGCGCCGGCAGGCGGATAAGCTGAAGCCCCGGCGGCAGCCGGCAGAGCTGAAGCGCCGGCAGGCGCGCAAGCTGAAGCAGCAAGAAACTTTTTAGAAGGAGAATTCAATGACGGTCATGAGTACCAAACTGGGAGTAAACGCATTCGGCGCGACACAAACAAAAGCCGAAAATGTCGGTGCTTCTAATATCAGTGCTCTCGATAAAGATAAACTTGGCGGCGAAAACGTCGGCGAAGTTTTAAATAAGATCGTAGATGCCAATTGGACTGATCCCGCTAAGAAGGCCCGTACAACGGGAAATCCCAACTTGGATAAAGATGCGTTCTTCAAGTTGATGCTGACCCAAATGAAAAATCAAGATCCGACGAATCCAATGAAGAGTCACGAGATGGCTGCGCAGCTTGCGAACTTCTCGTCTCTGGAGCAGATGCAGAACATGAACAAAACCTTAGAAGAATTGAAGAATGCACAAAAGCCTTCTGAAAGTTTCCAAGCGTTGAACTTGATCGGCAAGGCTGTGTCGGGAGATTCTTCGAAAGTCGTTCGTGGCGCGAATGATAAAGAACACGATTTCAAATTCAATCTGCCAATGGAAGCGGCGGAAGTGAGTGTGAAAGTTCGTGACTCCGAAGGCAACATAGTTCGCTCTTACACCCTCAAAGGTTTGAAGCCAGGAGAAAACAAACTGACTTGGAACGGTGAGGATGAAAAAGCAATGAAAGCTCCTCCGGGAGAATATCAATTCATCGCCGAAGCAAAAACGGGCGATGGAAAAAAGATGGGATTGAAAACAGACTTCGAAGGAATGATCACAGGTGTGAGTTATTCACCAGAAGGCCCTGTTCTTCACGTGGGAAATCAGGCGATTCGTTTCTCTGATGTGAAGAAGATCAC
This window encodes:
- a CDS encoding flagellar hook capping FlgD N-terminal domain-containing protein codes for the protein MTVMSTKLGVNAFGATQTKAENVGASNISALDKDKLGGENVGEVLNKIVDANWTDPAKKARTTGNPNLDKDAFFKLMLTQMKNQDPTNPMKSHEMAAQLANFSSLEQMQNMNKTLEELKNAQKPSESFQALNLIGKAVSGDSSKVVRGANDKEHDFKFNLPMEAAEVSVKVRDSEGNIVRSYTLKGLKPGENKLTWNGEDEKAMKAPPGEYQFIAEAKTGDGKKMGLKTDFEGMITGVSYSPEGPVLHVGNQAIRFSDVKKITDPRLMSNDQKVNDVTNLDLKNDDALGQTKKEGNVVQQTSSTASAPAAKSNIMKNVGLSRDMMEKIAKETAK